In a single window of the Littorina saxatilis isolate snail1 linkage group LG3, US_GU_Lsax_2.0, whole genome shotgun sequence genome:
- the LOC138962340 gene encoding fibroblast growth factor receptor substrate 3-like translates to MGCNFSAATGDGSEGVLHTFRVYNVDSHGMELNPGKIQVAASDLILYQKGKEPIKWPLRCLRRYGFDAELFSFESGRRCPTGPGIYAFKCRTAEDLFDMVQESIQRAGQEDHMRASSGGTGSSGGGGSHGIFTHTSRPNSRPASLVEPPEQYGFMPSSSPGSSRQLRFASSSSQSHLYINGTVNTDNGNQYVNTGIGQRSPSGAFMLDESAPLIAFMNQPGQRGGPGGRAQVNYAVLDLPSSMENLLDEEGQGAVHNFPRPSESANRLSMPADLSAALGPDDGLLGAGDSDVFLADPDGSGTCPTYINVNVDEPSPPLTRDAEAASGVSNGGGTNSGGGGGLVVNRTAGSMPNYANLTMHGSNGGPRFPSRQQQQQKPPAVNYIQLDLNQVPSDSAGPGGGGSNMSPTSPTSMVSVPESPGYATIDFNKTEALNSTRGGTDGEDEPGARKTRHNSTIGM, encoded by the exons ATGGGGTGCAATTTTTCGGCTGCCACAGGTGATGGCAGCGAAGGTGTGCTTCACACGTTCAGGGTCTACAATGTGGACAGTCACGGGATGGAGCTAAACCCTGGAAAAATCCAGGTGGCGGCATCCGATCTCATCTTATATCAG AAAGGCAAGGAGCCCATCAAATGGCCGTTGAGGTGTCTGAGGCGCTATGGGTTCGACGCAGAACTCTTCTCCTTCGAGAGCGGCCGCCGTTGTCCCACAGGCCCCGGCATCTACGCCTTCAAATGCCGGACCGCCGAGGACCTCTTCGACATGGTGCAGGAGAGCATCCAGCGGGCAGGCCAGGAGGACCACATGAGAGCCAGCAGCGGAGGAACTGGAAGCAGCGGAGGAGGGGGGTCTCACGGCATCTTCACCCACACCAGTCGACCCAACAGCCGCCCTGCTTCACTCGTGGAGCCTCCTGAACAGTACGGATTCATGCCCTCTTCCAGCCCTGGCAGTTCCAGGCAGCTGCGCTTTGCCAGCAGCTCTTCACAGTCTCATCTGTACATTAACGGGACGGTGAACACTGACAACGGTAATCAGTACGTCAACACAGGCATAGGGCAACGGTCACCGTCAGGAGCTTTCATGCTGGATGAGTCCGCTCCGCTCATAGCCTTCATGAACCAGCCCGGGCAGCGCGGGGGTCCAGGAGGTCGCGCGCAGGTCAACTACGCAGTCCTTGACCTTCCCTCCTCCATGGAGAACCTGCTGGACGAGGAGGGTCAGGGGGCGGTGCACAACTTCCCTCGCCCGTCCGAAAGCGCCAACCGCCTGTCCATGCCGGCCGATCTCTCCGCGGCCCTAGGTCCTGACGACGGTCTGCTCGGGGCTGGGGACTCGGATGTTTTCCTGGCAGATCCAGACGGCTCCGGAACCTGCCCGACCTACATCAACGTCAACGTGGACGAACCGTCCCCGCCTCTCACCCGCGACGCAGAAGCAGCCAGCGGTGTCAGCAATGGTGGGGGAACCAACTCTGGCGGGGGCGGAGGCCTGGTGGTGAATCGCACGGCAGGCTCCATGCCCAACTACGCCAACCTCACCATGCATGGAAGCAACGGCGGACCGCGCTTCCCGTCtcgacagcagcagcagcagaagccTCCTGCCGTCAACTACATCCAGCTGGATTTGAACCAGGTACCGTCGGATTCTGCAGGgcctgggggtggggggtccaACATGTCTCCCACCTCCCCCACCAGCATGGTGTCCGTCCCAGAGTCCCCGGGCTACGCCACTATCGACTTCAACAAGACAGAGGCCTTGAACTCGACGAGAGGGGGTACGGACGGAGAGGATGAGCCTGGGGCTCGCAAAACACGACACAACAGTACCATTGGCATGTAG
- the LOC138962341 gene encoding cryptochrome-1-like yields the protein MKGKSQLKGTGNKVMAKKNAIHWFRKGLRLHDNPALLEAIKDSSSYRCVYILDPWFAGSSQVGINKWRFLLESLEDLDSSLRKINSRLFVIRGQAADVFSRIFKEWNITQLSFEEDPEPYGKERDHAICALAAELGVDVVIRSSHTLYDLKDILEANNNQPPLTYRRFQSILSGLPPPPTPLDPITSSSVQHTRTPISDDHDEKFGVPTLEELGFDTDSLGPTKFCGGETEALARIYRHLERKAWVASFERPKMSPQALFPSQTGLSPYLRFGCLSPRLFHWKLTELYKKVKKGQEPPLALHGQLLWREFFYSAASNNPSFDKMSGNSVCVQIPWDHNPEALAKWAEGQTGFPWIDAIMVQLKKDGWIHHLARHAVACFLTRGDLWISWEEGMKVFDELLLDVDWSVNAGTWMWLSCSAFFQQFFHCYCPVNFGKRADPTGDFVRHYLPVLKYMPTQYIYEPWTAPESVQKAAKCIIGKDYPMPMVDHSNVSRINMERMRQVYKSLLVNSSVAGFTRKLDLPKIPKMDMFYLKASMFGNTSSDEDHE from the exons ATGAAAGGAAAATCGCAACTTAAAGGGACTGGGAACAAGGTTATGGCCAAAAAGAACGCAATACACTGGTTTCGTAAAGGACTCAGACTTCACGACAACCCAGCACTACTCGAAGCCATCAAAGATTCGTCGAGCTACCGCTGTGTTTACATCTTGGATCCTTGGTTTGCAGGCTCATCGCAAGTTGGCATAAACAAATGGAG ATTTTTGCTTGAGAGTCTTGAGGATTTGGATAGCAGCCTACGCAAAATCAACAGTCGACTGTTTGTCATCAGGGGGCAGGCAGCAGATGTCTTCTCCAGAATATTCAAG GAATGGAACATTACGCAGTTGTCCTTTGAAGAGGACCCCGAGCCTTATGGGAAAGAGCGAGACCATGCCATCTGTGCACTGGCGGCAGAACTTGGCGTGGATGTGGTCATCAGGTCCTCTCACACTCTCTACGATCTTAAAGA CATTTTGGAGGCCAACAACAACCAGCCACCACTGACGTACAGACGTTTCCAGTCGATTCTGTCAGGTCtgccacccccacccaccccacttGATCCCATCACTAGCAGCTCTGTTCAGCACACCCGTACCCCAATCTCTGACGACCATGATGAGAAGTTTGGGGTACCTACGCTGGAAGAATTGG GTTTTGATACCGACTCTCTTGGTCCGACCAAATTCTGTGGTGGGGAAACAGAGGCTCTGGCTAGGATATACCGTCATCTCGAAAGAAAG GCTTGGGTTGCAAGTTTTGAGCGCCCAAAGATGAGTCCACAGGCCCTGTTTCCGAGTCAGACGGGTCTCAGTCCGTACTTAAGATTTGGTTGCCTGTCGCCCAGGCTTTTCCACTGGAAACTCACAGAACTTTACAAAAAA GTGAAGAAAGGCCAGGAACCACCGTTAGCCTTGCACGGTCAGCTTCTGTGGAGAGAATTCTTCTATTCAGCAGCATCCAATAATCCCAGCTTTGACAAAATGTCCGGCAACAGTGTCTGTGTTCAAATCCCATGGGATCACAATCCAGAAGCACTGGCCAAATGGGCAGAG GGTCAGACAGGTTTTCCCTGGATTGATGCCATAATGGTGCAGCTAAAAAAAGATGGCTGGATTCATCATTTGGCGCGACATGCTGTAGCCTGCTTTCTGACACGTGGAGACCTCTGGATCTCTTGGGAAGAAGGAATGAAG GTGTTTGATGAACTTCTTTTGGACGTGGACTGGAGTGTGAACGCTGGAACGTGGATGTGGCTGTCCTGCAGCGCCTTCTTCCAGCAGTTCTTCCACTGCTACTGTCCCGTCAACTTTGGCAAGAGAGCAGATCCCACGGGGGACTTTGTCAG GCATTACCTGCCAGTCTTGAAGTATATGCCTACGCAGTACATCTACGAGCCGTGGACGGCGCCAGAGTCTGTACAGAAAGCGGCCAAGTGCATCATCGGCAAAGACTACCCAATGCCCATGGTGGACCATTCCAACGTCAGTCGAATCAACATGGAACGCATGCGACAGGTCTACAAGTCTCTCCTGGTCAACTCCTCAG TGGCTGGATTCACAAGAAAGCTTGATCTCCCAAAGATTCCGAAAA TGGACATGTTCTACCTGAAAGCCAGCATGTTTGGCAACACATCGTCTGACGAAGATCACGAGTAG